The genomic segment GACTACCTCGTGTTCTACAATACGAAGCGAGTACACTATGCGTTCAAGAATAAAATGACACCGCTCCAGTTTCTGCTATCATGGAGGCCGACCGAGGCGTCGAGATTACCCGCAGAGTGCAGAGATGGGTGGCCTCATACATAGGATTGCTCGCGTGCTCAAAATAGGGTACGATGGGAGTGCCATGTATACGCTCACCATTCAAAAGCGGCCGGAGCTTGGTAGACGGGCCGCGCGGCTGCGCTCTGCGGGTATACTCCCCGCCGTGCTCTACGGCAAGCACGAAGCCGCGACGCCGATTTCTGTTGTGTTGCGTGATTTTGAGCAGGTGTGGAGCGCGGCGGGCGAGTCGGGTATCGTGCGGCTTAGCGGGCTCGAGAGAGAGAAGGACACCCTGATCTACGCCGTTGATCTCGACCCAGTGCGGGAAGTTCCGCGACACGCTGATTTTTACGTTATTGAGAAGGGGCAGCGGGTGCGCGTCGCGATACCGCTTGAGTTTGTCGGCGTCGCTCCCGCCGTGCGCGACCTCGGCGGCGTGCTCACGAAGGTGCTCCACGAGCTTGAAGTCGAAGCCGAGCCGGCATCTCTGCCGCACCACCTCACAGTGGACATTTCGCCAATAATCGCCCTCGACCAGTCGATTTCAGTGCGCGACATCGCCCTGCCAGCCGGCGTCAGCGCGATAGTAGACGCGGACGAAGTGGTTGCAATTGTCTCCGCGGCGGCGGAGGAGGCGATAGAAGGGGTCGCGCCGATTGATTTTGCCGCGATAGAGGTGGAGAAGAAAGGGAAAGAAGAAGCGCTTGCTGAAGATGCAGGTGAGCACAAGTAGGGGGGCGTGAGGCATCGGACGTGTGACTTCACGGCCCTTTTAATTTTCAATTTTCAATGCTCAATTTTCAATAAATTTTCAATGTTTCAATGACTGAGTGACGACGACGTCGTGTTTGAAAATTGAGTCATTGGAAATTGACTGAAAATTGGAAATTGAAAATTGCAAATTCGAAAACGATATTTTTGTTTGAGTCCTGCGCGTTTTTTCTTGCGCTCTGCTTTGTTTTTTGTAGTGCTGCTTGTGGGCGTGCTGGTGCCGTTCTTCAGAGCGGGTGCCCAGACTACCGCAGACGCGGTCGCCTCGCGGCGTGAGCGTCTTGAAGGCGAGCTCGTTGAGCTCGAGAAACAGATCGAGGCGCAGCGGCAGGTGCTCGACATAAAGCAGCGCGAGCGCGTCTCGCTGGAGCGCGACCTTGCGATCCTCGACGCGCAGATCTCGAAAGCGCGGCTCTCAATCCGTGCGCGAGAGCTCACGATTACGAAACTTGAAACAGGCATCGGCGAGAAGACGGCGACGCTTGGGACACTCGCCGCGAAAATTGCGCGCGAAAAACAGTCACTCGCGCAGCTCGTGCGCAAGACGAACGAGCTTGACTCCTTTTCGCTTGTCGAGGTCGTGCTCTCGAACAAGAACGTCTCCGAATTTTTTCTCGACATTGACTCGTTTCAGTCCATCAAGAGCGCGCTCTCCGACTCATTCCGTCTCATCGAAGGCGCGCAAATTGAAACCGAGCGCGAGAAGGACTCGCTCGAGGAGAAGCAGGCCGAGGAGCTCGAGTTGAAGCGCCTGCAGGATCTTGAGAAGCGGCGCATCGAGGAGCGGCAGCGGGAAGAGAAGCGGCTGTTCGCGGCGACCAAGGGCGAGGAGGCGCGCTACCAGACGCTTCTCAAGGAGTCGCAAAAGACCGCGGCGCAAATCCGCGCCGAGCTTTTCAGCCTCCGCGGGACGGCGGCGATTCCCTTTGGAAGAGCCCTCGAGCTTGCGGAGCGCGCCGGGGCGAAAACGGGCGTTCGGGCTGCGTTTATCCTCGGGATCATTGCCGAGGAGTCAAACCTCGGCGAAAACGTCGGTACGGGCAACTGGAAGACCGATATGCACCCGACGCGCGACCGCCCCGTCTTTGAGGAGATCACGCGAGAACTCGGGCTCAATCCGGATATGGTGCCGGTTTCGCGAAAGCCCTGGTACGGCTGGGGTGGGGCGATGGGACCGGCGCAGTTCATTCCCTCGACGTGGGTGCTCTACAAAGACAAGATTGCGAACCTCACGGGCCACTATCCGCCGAACCCCTGGGACCCAGAGGATGCATTCATGGCCGCGGGGATCCTCCTCGGCG from the bacterium genome contains:
- a CDS encoding 50S ribosomal protein L25, giving the protein MGGLIHRIARVLKIGYDGSAMYTLTIQKRPELGRRAARLRSAGILPAVLYGKHEAATPISVVLRDFEQVWSAAGESGIVRLSGLEREKDTLIYAVDLDPVREVPRHADFYVIEKGQRVRVAIPLEFVGVAPAVRDLGGVLTKVLHELEVEAEPASLPHHLTVDISPIIALDQSISVRDIALPAGVSAIVDADEVVAIVSAAAEEAIEGVAPIDFAAIEVEKKGKEEALAEDAGEHK